The following DNA comes from Cyprinus carpio isolate SPL01 chromosome A4, ASM1834038v1, whole genome shotgun sequence.
atttcatCACAAGGGATCCTTACTCAAGGCCTTGATGaaataaaccacaaaaatatCACATTAGTGTAATTGTCAAGGAgcctttttaatcattttttttcacacatcaaaAAGTTCACTTTCCGTCTACGTTATGGTTTCACACAAATCTATTTTTCCACTCTCTCTGTCCCTCAGAATTaaactctttttcttttgtacttcttaatgaaaagttaattcaaccaaaaaggaaaattctgtcatcatttacccttaTGTGTAACTAAggtattgtaatattttgacttACTACTTTTGACTGTAGAAGTAATTAGATCaccataatttatttgaaatcatgtGACTGCTAACgctggatgtaaaaaaaaaactagcagttTGTTAAATGTACTATTAagattattacatttcaaaaaatcCAATTAATGAACAATCAATCTCCGCACACCTGACGTCAATTGATAGGTGTGTAGAGAGACAAAGACCACAAAGATCAAAAActcaaggaaaaagaaaacaattcctGCACACTGTTTAATTAGTGCAGAAGTATCAAAAGGTTTAATGACATGGGAGAACGCCGGCGGATCGTGGGTCAGCATCGTTTAAGAACTACGACGGTATCTGATCGTCCTTCGAACCTTTGACTTCTGTAAACGATCTGGTGTAAGATTCTCTCTCGTGATCAGCTGGATGTTCATTTAGGTCATTATGTAGATCATGATCTGATCATTCTGACTGAATCACTCGAGTTGGCAAACATCTTGCACTTGGGGTTTTTTGCTTTAATAAGACACTCGACGAAGGTCTAGTGTAACAATGCCTGAAGAAGAAGCGGCTTGGCTTCGAAAGGTCACGGGTTCACTAAGGTCGATACTAGACGTGAACTTCTCCTCGTCTCTCCCTACGTGCTCTGTATCCCCCCACCGCCCACATGTGCCTGCTGTAcgcaaaaatattgaaaaactgaaataggaactttattttttatgttgctgCCACAACAGTTTCCTGTACCACGTGTTCTTTCTTCATGTTGAGAATGAATAAAGCTTTATTATTTGGTCACTACACTATGAAAACCCTTTTTCTTTTGCAAGTTTTCATAGGAAATATTATGAAAGCTTGTCTTCCCCTGCACTTACTCAAGGCCTTATTACATTACTCCCAACCCTAGTATTTCCTCATAATTACAACAGTTATACTTTAGTTTACAGTGTCTTAATAATATAGAAGAAGCTATAACAGTATATCAACTAACTTGTTGatatactgaataaaaaacaaacggGAAATGGGAAAACAGGATCCATGTGCAGTCataacatttattcaaacaaacaagATAAATGTAATGGGATCATTACCatacattatatttcaattttcataatgcactatatacatatttattgaaatgtgtcatttaagAACACTCTTCTTACAGATCCATTTTAGACATATAATCACATGAAAAATCAGCCCATCCTGATGAACGATTAATAGCACAGTCTTCCTCTTTTCCCCGATAGCTGTTTGGCTCTCCAGACGCCCAGAACCTGCATCAACAGATCAGCGTTAGTTCAgagctgctttctgtgtgatatgatactgactgagacaatcatttattacataaaaatcagttcagttcagtgatttCTCACCCAGAGGTAAGTGTGctgccatcaacccatttccatcTGCCCTCCACTTCAATATCAGTCAGACCAATCCAGAAAAGATCAGAAATACcagaaatgttcttcacaaaATCCTGAGAAGTGAAACAATAACATGATTTATAAAATGAGCACTGACACATTTCAGCACattatctttcatttaaaaactaaacaccactcacacacacacacacacactcacgcacacacacacacacacacacacacacacacacacacacacactctcacttgttcctctgtgttgttgatgatgatcagatctgctcctctctctctaCAGTATCTTCTGCTCTCAGTCCAGCTCTTCTTCTCAGAGGAAATGAAGTAAAGACTGGATTGATAGTACTTCCATCCATCTATAACACAACCAGATAAGATATGAACTAAACTTTGATCCACATCAAGTTACTGTAAAATGGTTGTTAGTTGTAGTGGTGTATATATTCTAGTAGTTGTTTTATAATATGCTGTTTATgactttattaatcatttgtctCGTTTGATAGCTAATCTTTTTCTTATGTCACTAAAtcagttattgtaattattataggACTGTTTATTACAGTTCttctcgattgctaacacactataacTGATTCATTTATCCCAACTTTCCAAACCATTCATTAAGTTCTCAAAACAAAGACGTTTCTCAAAACCTTTATCATTTCACCTGTTTTCAATTTTATCAGCTTTTTCTGCTGAACTCTACACAAACATGCCCTCATTTTCAAcaggtttaaccatgttctcattcagaaaacacaagcacacaatatAATAACCTCAAGCATCACTATATGAACTCAAAcagcacatatttatatatgtgtaaatattagTAACAAAACTGATGAGACACCGGTCAGAATCTCAGGATAATATGAACATGAACACATGTGATTATGTGCTTTGGTAAATGAATCCTTGTGGTGGGagacaaagaggaagaggagaggaaaagaaaaatgaagagaaCGGGGTCGAAGGACATTTGTTCCTGTAGAAATACAAAGCTCTATAGTTGATCATGTTGCATGGAGTGACCTACAGACTCATCTAGAGGGTTTTACACTACTTACACTTACAGTATAATTTCAGCACATCGTCGCTGTTCTTTAAGATGAGAGAACTTTTCACTGTTCTGTGTAGTAAATACTGTACACCCGCAAACTCATAACTGTTGGACTGATTTGTAGCAAAGGACTTCTTACCTGTATTTTTGCAGGACTGAGAGACAACGTCTAGGAGAGGCAGAGAAAGTCTAGAAGACTAAGAAACTGATAGACTAAAGACTAATAAACTGCTGAGTATTGAAATGAAACTGGTTCTGTGTCTATTGTGTCTCCCTGGgttggccactagaggtctcact
Coding sequences within:
- the LOC122141035 gene encoding CD209 antigen-like protein A, whose protein sequence is MFQKISEAPEQLVCVWVLLCVLLLTAVIVLCVHIYTKSTNYTQERQQLLTKITNLSEERDQLKSERNELQKRLADGWKYYQSSLYFISSEKKSWTESRRYCRERGADLIIINNTEEQDFVKNISGISDLFWIGLTDIEVEGRWKWVDGSTLTSGFWASGEPNSYRGKEEDCAINRSSGWADFSCDYMSKMDL